The Dreissena polymorpha isolate Duluth1 chromosome 8, UMN_Dpol_1.0, whole genome shotgun sequence genome includes the window GCATGGTTGTACAATTAATACGTTTCATAAATGTATGCATTCGTTGGTCTAAAATGTACACATGCATGTGTACCAGTTATAATTTGTTTTCTATTCGCTATATTCCAGTTATGACTACCCGGTATAAGTTTCGAAGTAACATCTCGtatgattttgtttatatatatatatatatatatatatatatatatatatatatatatatatatatatatatatatatatatatatatatgcgttatTCATACTTGGGGCCCCATTTattccatcttcatgaaacttggtcagaagattcatcccaataatatcttggacgagttcgaaaatgatgccggttggttgaaaaacatggcgcaggggcggggaatttttcctatatggctgtagtaaaaccttgttaacactctagaggccacatttattttccgatcttcatgaaacttggtcagaagatttgtcccaatgatatcttggatgagttcaaaaatggtttggttgctttaaaacatGGTCACccagggcggggcatttttccttaaatggccatatatggcttaagtaaaacttgtttacactctagagggccacatttattgtccaatcttcatgaaatttggttagaagattggttCTCAATGAATCTTAGAtgaattctaaaataatatgtttgcttgaaaacatggcttccaagaggcggggcactctagaggccacatgcatttactgtccgatcttcatgaaacttggtcagaagatttaacacgatattatCTTGAAAGAGTTGAAAATGATGCcggctggttgaaaaacatggctgccagggggcggggcaatttctcctgatatggctatagtaaaaccttgtttacactctagaggtcacgttttattttccgatcttcatgaaacttggtcagaagatttgcccgaATAagatcttgttatctcaggtgagcgactttgggccttttaggcctcTTGTTTAGTTAGAGTAAAGGGTTGAAAGAGAATCTAAATtattatttcgtttttattagaggttaattAACACATGGATAACTATTCATACTGCCCACCGTAACAACCCTTAGTACAGCCATAAAAGCCTGAGGCCGAAAGCTCGCGGGTTCTTATAAGTGTTGGAAAAACGAGGTAAATGCAAGACCTCGTGGTGTTGATAAACTTGGTTAATGGCCTCTATTAATTAGTTAATGGTTATATTTTTACATTGCCAAACTCTCTCTTTATGTTTATCAGAGAAAATGTATCTCCTTGAAATAATGCAGACACTAGATtctttgtgacgtactttagggggCTCCAAGATGTTATGACAGGGGGAGGgggtgacatactttatggacggccccttgTGTGTGTGTGAACATGAATGTACGATTGACACGTAACTTAATTTGCCCTTCATCATCGTGTGCTACTAATTATTTATCGAATGattaattattatgcattttgGATAGATATAAACATTTGGTAGAATTGAGAAAGACTAATAAACCCAGCAtatatgtgagagcaaggaacgacaactctgacTACAAAAATAGACCGGAAATAATCGACcccgccattttgaaaatatttggcaCCATCTGTCAACATTTTCAAGTGGATTTTCTCGCCTCTGTGGCGCCATAGCGGAAGAATGAGCTACGAATTGCCATGTATGTCGTACATGGCAATGTATATCATATCTGTGCACATTGTAAGCAGCAACTCTCGCAGTTCTCTGTCGGCAAATCATTGGAGGTTAAATCTTGACGTTGGAAAAGTTGTTCAGGCCGAAGATGACCAGTTGCCGGGCGGTCCGAGCGATGATCCGATGTTTAGAATTTTAACAATAAACGGTTAGATGAAGGTGGTTGGATGGTTGACGAGCATGTCGAATGCTCCGTTTGCAGGAGATGGAGAAGCATGTTGAACAAAGTCCCATTCCAAACCCTGCAAAGGTGATCTGTTCAACTGCtgtcttaaaatatttattaagtgtcTGGTCAGGAAACATTACCAATTGATGATGGCCCCAGTCAATTACTTTTACTTCATAGTTCCTATAGAccacagtcaattgctgacttttacaggaaggcctattataggtGGCTGGGTATTGACACttcctagtccatataaacggactcccagagcctttgataatttttgctatggcggctctggcaagtccatatgcaccccttcataaacatgggtgcagtttcAGCGCAGCAGAatcgtgcgcttcactaaacagacgttcttttgagacaaattgaggaaaataatgaataaacttcataaacatgtaaaatttacctgaatggcaacctactcgatgtcatcctttgcatgcaccctataaaaacacgatgatgtttcaacacacttttctcgctgacatgttcatgttttaaattttgaaacagtgtattctgtatcgaataccacatcgttatcgactttataggctggagcacataaccccgacgtgcaaaatattggtgttctgcgacctaaccaatattggggtaaattttccaatatggcggatacaaaacctaagtcaataaaatcaattatttcttggcTTTAATGGTACCagttggatgagtttgtggtttagataagTAAAGTtgtataagttcttgcagtttcagtgttccttaacccttgcattgtttgataacattttgcCCCCATGGCAAAGAGAGCTAGAGCACATTGCAACtacagcaacccattgggttataagctgatagttgaattattgcaactaggacactgcctagctgaaataattcgcgttcagaataaatctgaacgctgaaacaaaccggtctgtaaaaaccataacgaaaaataaatacaatattattatggggaattacagtatttacaagtgtatatatctgaaatctacccgttgtttgacaaatatgaactTAGATCACAAAAATTACCTGTATTTCATTCGAAATCATAGACATGGAACAatcattttctcaaaggcaaccattttggcattgttttgttgttgttatttcgtaccatagctatttcgtaccTATTACTTTTGGGTTATTTTGGTGCTGTCAattctaatattttgagttataatagttataattctTTTTTGCTTCTTCTTCTTActatttccaatttcatttcttactgttttgcgcatattgcacaaataatttttttgtgttcgaactcagttacaaacatagttgaatttaacctccagTTCAAGGGAGATAACTTGAACCTATACTATACAAGGATTATATTGGATAAACACaactcgaaatatagtttattaacaggtaaatttcgatatatattttgctcatatatactatttaggcaacgttctttcataatagtcataaatatgtgtgtatttaaattcaggagtgatgcgacCAAAATTCTTGTCGGAACTCttgctattaaaaagatagagtggactattgacgccaagagtctgccaaagcaaaaatcatcaaaagactcttatgGCGGCAGTTTATATTGACTAGGACACTtccaagtccgtttcctgggaagaaactagtatactcaaacccggttgaCTCGCAGGTCAGGTTGAACTagcggtatttcattagcgccctctagattttgttaataaacaaatctgcgtgacctacttgtcaaatctgacagaaaatATCTCACGCTACAATTTGGAATTGATTTTGGTAATTAAAAGTCGTAAAGTTCAGACTTTAAgaatatttgaatttttatacTAAGGTTAATTGTCGGAACGAAAAATAAGACagtgcttgaaaataactgtgctatttattttatttgatgtcccaaatttcatatatttaaattgttatatacgttattgattgttactttgaatgaTATGTCAGAGTTTTGAGCattcatgttatatttaatattggTGCTGTTTAAACTTTAACCTATTTACCCGCGAGTCTACCGggcgaaaaaaataaacaacaatggtgGACAGTGGTGTTGGATTTGTTCTACGGCAGTGAATTTTGAAGGATTTTCGTCATAAAAAGGCAATTGTCCATTAAAGTGAAGTTAAATATAATTGTCCTTTTAATCATTTTCTGATATAtgaagatggtttctagacgAAAGTGAATATTCATGAAGTACCGCGAGTCCACCGTGTTTGCAgtatacttggtgtctatggaggagataatgataACTCCTCAAGTAGGGAGGGAATCCATGAACTCCCGATGGCTATGCGGACACcagtcagtgctccagctaggcctaaattgaagggcgccccgccctgccctcccaaacctccgcccttcccttcctagggccccctcTGCCCTAaaaagattattttattttttttacatatgatgattcATTAAATCTGtaattacaatacattgtaattaatttatttctcattgtagacattatatttgaattgtttaatgataatgggaataatatattctaaacaattattaataacatttaaattaacatgcaagaggaaTCATTCCAGAAAACGCCCCGCAcgctcaaaagtgcccttttgacaaaatactgcatgtccaaagtgcccttttgacaaaaagcccccccttcccttttcaaatcctagctggagcactgaagaggaagcattccagaaacgcctcCCGCGCGCTCAAAAGCACCCTTTTGACCAAAATACTGcgtgtccaaagtgcccttttgacaaaaaagcccccccctgcccttttcaaatccttgCTGGAGCACTGGGTCACCTCAGCCACTACACCACCGCGTTCTTAAAATTATGGCACGCAattaaagagatattttttcCACTCATAGTTTATAATTAAGAAAAAAGATTTGAATAGACCCAAAAAAGCAGGAATTTGTTTGGCTTACCAGGCAGCCTTTTCTCACTTATTTTTCAAGGCTCAGTGGCAAGGTGGGCAGAAAGAGGATTTCCCCTCTTCCGTGTAGTTTGTTGCAAACTTTCTACTTGTCATATAAGACATAATTTATGGTTGGTTCTTGTTGCGTTGTGGGTTTGAAGATTGCGTGATATTCCTTGATAGAATGTTCGCATATGCTGCAGTCAGTTACAAAATGTCATTATTGTTTTGCTGAtcaaaaaatgcaacaaaaagaGGTCAGTATTGTTATTCATCAAATATTTCTTCTTTTGTGTATAATTCTAATTTCATATAGTTTTCctaagtaaaacaaaatagtttatttatgagTTTTTGCCAtactacatcgtctgttgacatttttttacaAGAAAATTAACCTCAACTGCAATATCAGTTTTAAGGATTTTTATAGTAtaatgcaaatcttgaaattttAAATAGGCAGAATAACCAGCTGGACAAGAACCTTTTTTCAGATAACACCATCATTATTCCAGCCGTATTTAGTCAAAATGCACAAATAGTAAACAGTTTGTATCCATTTAAAgatccataaacactcaaaatcacaAATACTTCTCAAATAAAGTTAATCAatacaaaaatcaatgttccttatagcaatagtccCAATTTCAATGCTAGATCTGATAGCATTGATTGATTTGATAAAAGAAATTTCATGTACGGTactgcttgtttatattttcacgtcaatatctgaacatttacgCTCATACATGTACGAGAGAGTTGCATTGGGCAGCTTTGGGAGCATGACGTAGTTGTTTTGAATTATCCTTATGTTATTAATTTGCAGAGCACTCTGCTCTTAGTGTTTCagcaagaaaaaagaaaaaacaaaagagAGAGTTGAACAAAAATGAAAGTGTGAGTGGGGCGATACATAACTTAATGGAATTGCATCAAGGAACGAATGGAGTTTTCCCATGATTTTGAAATTGCCCATAatctattataataattaatagcgcacgTACATAATAGAAAGCACAGGCAATTGCGCTCCAAACCATGCACATTAGCGCAAACTGAATGAATAAGATCCTGACATGAAATCATCTGTTAAACAAAACAAGATGACGAATTGAAAACCATTTTAGATTTTAAATTGTTggagaatgtttgtatttttcacGTTTTTAAACCAAGGTTACTTGTTTAAGGGTCTTCCTATTATAATTAACTGTTGTATGGAACGTTTGTTGTTGTTACAGTTTTCATTTAGCAGCACAGAACTTGCCATACTAGTATTTGTCAGTGTTTATGTATCGTTAAACAAATAAATGCTATTAAATGGGGTAGAGCTTCTATTTACTTCAGTTCTGTAGAATTCTTATGCAGTCaaaagaaattacatgtactgcatttaatataataatttctaTATTATATTACCATTAATATTTGTAATCACATTTTGGTTGCTCTTCAGATGTGATTATTGTGCCATGCCGAGTGAATCCCAAAAACAGACGAGTAAAAAGGAGGCCAAAGAACATAAGGATGAACTTAAAGATAACAAGAGAGTACTGACTTGTGGTAAACCTGTGAATTTTACTCAGTATGACCATCTACGAGGAATCGCCAATCGAAGCGAGCATCCCCACGTTCCAGAACCGGAGGTCGCCTTGATGTTCCGCAAGAAGGGATCGAGGTCTTCTCCAGAAGTTGACATGACAGAACTCGAAATTAAATTACGGAAGCAGAAGAAAGAGGTATTGATGATTTGGCTTTTTGGCTTGTATTTTTTTGCTGCGTGAACCAGGTATTAATGCCATATTTAGTACTAGTATTAAAATAATGGAGTTTAAGATTATTCAAACTGTTTGGTACTTTTGATGGAATATTTGTTTTGCAAAGTGCAATTGCAAATTTTAATTGGAAAGCGCAAGTGATAAACCAgtacatttggtttgtaaaattgtacataATACTGATTAAACCACTGTTTGTGGGTTGGCTAAAACTTTTGCCAAATGGTAAAAGGGCTGTCACACAAAAATTGTGTGGGTCCGGACTTCCCAGTGTTGAATGTTGGAGGTCACGACCATTGCAGGCACAACAATGCCAATGCAATCAAAATTCTATTTTACTCGTTTTTGTATTAGagtgattattattttaaagatccCAACTTATTCACTAAAAGACTGGATTTGTACTTTGGCATACAATTatataaatcatttttaaaggtacttgctcacagattttcatattttttttaaaatgtcaTAGTGGCATTGAATGAATTTATCaacaaaactgtaatatttaGAATAGTTGTTGAAAGCGATAATAAAAAGATAAaagtttaaagcatttttttaaacattagtgTTACATTGCTTCTTTGAATAAAATTCATACATTATTTTTCGAATCTGTGACCATTTGTTTGAATATAGTCGTTTTGCCAAACTGTAAAAGTCCCTTTTAGATTCGTAAAACATTCCTAAGGTTGTTTTTAGAATAATTGACTTGTATTTTGTACTATtccattgatttattttattttttgttctaaATTTGATGGTTCTGTTTAACAACAACacagaaaataagaaaaataaaaaacaacaaataactaaaGCTGTTCCCAAAACAGCGTGCTCATATTTTCTTTTGCTTTGAttgtttaatgtatgttttgtGTCACTcacattatataaacattaaaaatactaaaatacttACAATGTACCTTGTATACAAACAGTTtagaacaaggctattgtcaagcaatatggccccctaccggctccaccattgccagaaattccaccattttcagaattgcaaccacaatttttgacgtaggaacaaaatgaaatgacgtgcataatgcccatattgccatcaatccatgttgcaagtttcatgaaaaaatatgaagaactttttaagttatcgcaggatccagaaaaatgtgacagacagacagactgactgacacacagagcgcaaaccataagtcccctccagtttcaccggtaggggacaaaaaaagcCAGGAAGTCTGACAACAATCAATAAAGTGACTTATTCAAAATTAACAGTTAACTCTGTCTTGCTaaagttaataaatgtttaacaacatttattgtacaatcttcTCTATTTTCAGAATCCCAAATCTCCAGATACACTCACGCAGATTGGAAATTATTGGCGGATAAAAGGCAACACACAGTTTTCCATAGAATGTTTCAGAAAAGCATTGTCGATCTCACCTAATAGTCCCGATATCCTTTTATACCTCGCAAGAATTTTATTTCATCTGCAGTACCTAGACGACGCTATTTTCTTAACGCGCAAGTCGCTTATAATGCAGCCAAACGAGCAAGACTCGTGGCATCAACATTTTACTCTGGGCGAGATATTAAAGGCATATGGCCATGTTAAAGAGGCGAGTATGCATTTTGAACACGCCTTGGAACTCAACCCAGGTTTTCAACGGGCAGAGGCTCATTTACGCGATCTTAAAGGAGCCCCGAGCCCCTCGATGACACAGTACACGTTGTTTATCATTCTCTTCCTAATAATGGGCGTAGTCTTCGGTGTTATTACGTCGATGGAGGCAAACTACGATGAGGCTGCGGAGGGTAAACCCCAGCGACACTTCAACAGGGCTATGGCCATGCGATCAATGAAATTGGGCATTAATCCGAAATTGATACGTATGCGGAAATTGAATGGAGTGTAGATGATGTTGTTTGCAGTTTGATTGGGCCAGTTATTGGTTAAACCTTGAGCTATGTGCTTTAGAAATTCATTTGGAAGTTTTGTTATTGATGAAGTCTTCAGTTacttaaacaaatgtttaaatttttgtttacaacTAATATTTTGATGAAACTAATTACATGGAAGCCAGGTgcatctttatttttataataaacacatttttagtaCAGCTAGGCAAAGAAAACTTTGTTTGTTGGTTGAAAAgattaatacaatattattttttattataattaaaatatgttaattttattttcatgaaGGGAAATGTTCACGAATGGACGCATTCTCCAATGTTTATCATAAATTCTTACAACAAAAGATTTATGTAATGTATAATTGTAAACTAGGCATATTAACACTCAGAACATAGAGCTGTACTAACAATATCTTCTTGTTAAAAGTTTAACCCTGGGTTTAAAAAAGTATTAAGCATTTGTTATGCTTTTCAGTGAAATTAGATTACAGTacttttgttgttaaacatttctTCAGATTGTGGTGAAAACATAGATTACTTATAAAATGTACTACCGTTATCTGCCAACATGAAATATTCAAGCCAGATAGGCAAAGTGaccttttcacaggttttggcatgtatttaaatttgtctttaaacatttaatattgataaatgtaaacatgggatctaaaaagctcccgtaaaaaaaagaaaaataaaattaaagaaagataaaaaagtaacactcaactgggctcgaaccgctgacccctgaagtaaaagtctaacgcttagaccactcggccatccatgcttaTACAATGACTgatatattttaaactttatataagcaatcctcatagtgtcacaaaatatatcaacaacaacgaactctccaaattattcaatcatttcgcgttgcaatgctttataattttcaggtttttaaatcgtcaaaagatgcatataattgatattttagagcatggtgaatgttctGTTTAACTGTTTCCTCATCAATATCAAAGCTACAATGAAAATTGCTAATctaaaacattttctttttcaatttaccaaaacttgaaaagatccctttcaGGCATTTGTCTTTTATTTAATCTGTTTTACCCGATTTGcgagcatttttttcttttaaatttttgtCGAATTCCGACATTGAATGgcacatttcaaaatataaaaattgtgAACATTTCCCTTTCATGTTTCTTTCCGGAATAAAAatcacaatttatttataaatttattatgtGACAGAACAAACATAATTGTCGCATAATAATTTTGCCTTACATGAcaaagtatttttttaagctgaaaaaaataatcttggACACTGACCtgtatttaaattgattttacaaaTCTGATTATGAAATGGGGTAAAGCCGAAATTGTATTTACTTTACATGAGTGTGAACATGTTGCAAAGTATATTGTTTGATTATTTTAGTAAAACAATTCAGTATACACTTTCAACATGTTATTATGTTTATTCTCATGTCTATTTATTAGTAATGTCTgatttaaacaatgtatattaCTTTTTTGGTTACTTGCCATGT containing:
- the LOC127842038 gene encoding tetratricopeptide repeat protein 17-like, translating into MVDEHVECSVCRRWRSMLNKVPFQTLQRCDYCAMPSESQKQTSKKEAKEHKDELKDNKRVLTCGKPVNFTQYDHLRGIANRSEHPHVPEPEVALMFRKKGSRSSPEVDMTELEIKLRKQKKENPKSPDTLTQIGNYWRIKGNTQFSIECFRKALSISPNSPDILLYLARILFHLQYLDDAIFLTRKSLIMQPNEQDSWHQHFTLGEILKAYGHVKEASMHFEHALELNPGFQRAEAHLRDLKGAPSPSMTQYTLFIILFLIMGVVFGVITSMEANYDEAAEGKPQRHFNRAMAMRSMKLGINPKLIRMRKLNGV